In Nitrospirota bacterium, a genomic segment contains:
- a CDS encoding ISL3 family transposase: GFNLKAKLTMRKAYGFRSVENLQIALYHTLGNLPEPETTHKFC, from the coding sequence GGATTTAACCTCAAGGCGAAACTGACCATGAGAAAAGCATACGGTTTTCGGTCGGTAGAAAACCTACAAATCGCCTTATATCATACACTTGGTAATCTGCCAGAACCGGAAACAACCCACAAATTCTGCTGA